The uncultured Cohaesibacter sp. genomic sequence TTATTCTGCGCTCTATGCCGCTTTCTGTGGCTTCCGGGTTTATGGGGTGGCTCTGGCGTTTCATTGCGCCGCGTCTCAGGAGGCAAAAGCGTGCGATGGAGCATCTTCGCCTTGCATTTCCTGAAAAGTCTGAGGATGCCCTCTATGCGATTACGCTTGGCATGTGGGAGAATCTCGGGCGCACCTTTGCTGAAGCGATTCTGGCAGACAAGATTGCCGAACGTATGGACGAACTGGTCGAGCAGCCGGAGAATTACCGGCTCATCGTGGACGAGATTAAGCGATCCGGCGGGGTGATCGTTTCGCTTCATTCGGGCAACTGGGAACTGGGCGGAGCCATTTCTTCTCACAACGGTTTTGATTGCTCTGTTGTGATGCAGAAGCTCAAGAATCCGCTGGTTCACGACTATATGGTCCGAAAACGTGCCGAAACCTTCAGTGGCGGCGTGTTTGTCAAGGGAGACCGCGCTGGCATGCGGGCGTTGACCTCTGTTTCGGGCGGAACGGCGGTGGCGATTATGGGTGATCTGCGCGATCGTCATGGGGCCGTGCTCAACTTTTTTGGACGCCCTGCTCCCACGAATAGCTTCCCGGCCCGCCTGGCGCGCAAAAAGGGCGCGCCCCTGATCGCGCTGCGCATTAAGCGAACTAAAGGCATTCATTTCAAGGTTCAGGCAGAAATCGTTCCGATGCCACATAGCGACAATGTGGAAGATGATATTCTGCAAGCGGTGATCGCCGAGCAGGCCCTGTTTGAACAATGGATCTTAGAGGCGCCAGAGCAATGGATGTGGGCGCACCGTCGTTGGGGCTAGGCCAAGCTCCTCTCCTTTGTCACACCCCTTTTTCTACCCCTTCCGTATCTTCCCCTACAGTCTTATTGCGCTGCAGCAATTTTTGCGTTGCAAATAGGCCCAAGGATGACGCTGCCCGATTGGCTGGAATGCAGAGCTTATCGCGCTGGCGCGGATTACGGGAGATAGATGATGAAAACGCCAAGTGCATTTTACAAACCATTGGCCATTGGGGCACCTGCTCCCTATCGCGAATTGCCGGTAAGAGTCGAGCGCATGATTCATTTTGTGCCCCCTCATATCGAAAAGATGCGGGCCAAGATTCCGGATCTCATTCAGACGGTCGATGTGATTCTGGGCAATCTGGAAGATGCCATTCCGGCAGACAAGAAAGAAGAGGCTCGGGCGGGGTTCATCCAGTTGGCAAAAGACAATGACTTTGGCTCCACCGGCCTCTGGACACGCGTCAATTGCCTTAATTCTCCATGGTTTCTGGATGATGTGGTCGAAATCGTCTCTGAAGTGGGAAACAAGCTTGATGTGATCATGCTGCCAAAAGTGGAAGGCCCTTGGGATATTCACTATCTCGACCAGCTTCTGGCGCAGCTGGAGGCCAAAAACGGGGTAGAAAAGCCGATCCTGATCCATGCGATTCTGGAGACAGCCGAGGGAGTGGCCAATGTGGAAGCGATTTGTGCTGCCTCGCCGCGCATGCATGGTATTTCCCTGGGACCGGCTGATCTTGCTGCCTCGCGCGGTATGAAGACCACCCGTGTGGGGGGCGGTCATCCGGGCTATCGTGTGCTTGGTGATGTTGAAGAAGGCAAAGAGCGCGCCTTCTATCAGCAAGACCTTTGGCATTATACGATGGCCAAGATGGTTGACGCTTGCATGACCTATGGCCTGAAGGCCTTTTATGGCCCATTCGGAGATTTTTCCGATCCGGATGCCTGCGAAGCGCAGTTCCGCAACAGCTTCCTTCTGGGCTGCATGGGAACATGGTCTTTGCATCCATCCCAAATCACCATTGCCAAGCGTGTCTTTAGCCCCGATGTGGACGAAGTGAAAATGGCAATGCGCATTCTGGAAGCGATGCCTGACGGCACCGGAGCTGTCATGATAGACGGCAAGATGCAGGATGATGCCACATGGAAGCAAGCCAAGGTGATTGTTGATCTGGCCAAGCAGGTTGCGGAAAAGGACCCGGAGATGGGATCCCTTTATGGATTGGGCGGCTAGTGCCTTAATCTTTATCGTGTAGCCTTTACCCTCCTCACTCATGTCGCTATTCGAGAGAAAAGCGCGCAAAAGGCCCATGTTCGGGCGAATAAGGGTCAGCCATGCGCTGGCCTTTATTGACTTGGCGCATCGAGTGTGGTGATTACAGACCTTCGCTTTTTAACGAGCTGATCAAAAGAATGTTCATAGCCTGTGCGACAATATGTGTGTTAGGCTAAGGGCAATAGCCTTTTGCGAGGCAACGTTAGGCAACGATAATAAAAATGGAGCCTGGTCTCATGGCGGAAATGAAAATAGCAAAATTTCAGATCGGTCAGATCGTGCGCCACCGGGTCTATTCTTTCCGTGGCGTCGTGTTCGATGTCGACCCCGAGTTTGATAATTCGGAAGAATGGTATGATTCCATTCCTGAAGATGTTCGGCCACGTCGCGATCAGCCCTTCTATCATATCTTTGCCGAAAATGACGAGACGGAATATGTGGCCTATGTGTCCGAGCAGAATTTGCTCAAGGACAGTTCGGGAGAACCTATTCGCCATCCGCAGGTTCGTCAGCTCTTCAAGGGCATGAAAGAAGGCATCTATCAGCCGGAAGATGATCTGGTGAACTAGTCAGAAATAGCTGATCGACCAATTGGCAATAAAAAACCGCGATCCGAGCTGCTCGGGTCGCGGTTTTTATTTGCAAAAGAGGTCCGGTCTATTCGGATTTTTGCTTCTGTTCAAGCAGCTTCTGGCGCTGTTCTTCAGCGCGCTTGCGCAGCAATTCCTGAAGCTTCTGCTGTTCTTCAGCGGTTTTCTTCAGGTCAATCGGATCGCCGTCATAGCTTGCGGTGAAGCCGGACAGGGTCAGATCAAAGCGCACAGGCTGTGCTTGCTGGTTAAGAGCGGTGACAGAAATGGTCGCGCCCTTTTTCATCTGCTCAACGAATGTGGCGTCTACGGCTACGTCAGAGAAGCAAGCGTTCGGGAAACAGATGGAGAAGGTTCCCTTGATCTGCTTGCCTTTGTCGATCTGGATGGTCAGGCCGTGACGCAGCAGCATGCCTGGCGTAATGGCAATGACAAGAGCCTTGCGTTTTGCGCCTTCCAGCTCTCGCAGCGAAATCGAAGCAAGGAACTGACCGGTTTCAGCCTTCAGTTCCTGAGTGATCGCACAGAGCTGCTTTTTTGTTTTCGTATCCTCGCTGCAAAATTTCATCCAATGGGGTGCATTGGCGTTATTTGCTTGTGCTTGCGCCTGGGCGCTATGCACGGGTGCGAGGAATGCGATCGCTGTGAGGGCCATAGTGGCCGACGCAACCGGCAAAATTCTTTTGAAAGCCCTGTCAAACATGACCATTAATAAAAATCCCGATTTTGTTCCGTTACTGCAGGAAGGCGAAGTTCCTGTTCTATATGTCGATCTTTGCGACACTCGATCGTTTTGACTGATATTGAATCTGCAGATCTCGCCTCAGCTTTTCCCGGCTTCTATGCCAAAGGTGATAAGCGGTTGCAATTCAACAGCAGTCCTTAATCCAATACTAGCCCCTTCATTCACAATGAATTAGGCAGAATAGTGACTGTGCTCTATTTCTTCTACAAGCTGTCCGCACAAAATTCCAGAGGCAGAATCATGCTGCGACGGTTTTCCCGCCTGTGCTAGATTGTTTGGAGAGACTGATTCAATTATTTTTCCCCGGTGCGCCGGTTCGCGATAAAGGACCCTTCATATGGTTTTGGGAGATATTCGCCAGCTATTTGTGCAGAAGACTGCTTTGAGAAAGACCTTCTTTTCGGTGGTCGCAGCCTGTGCATTGATGGTCTCACCAATCGCAGCAAGCCATGCCAATGCAGAGCCCGTTCACGGCATCGCCATGCATGGCAAGCCCAAATATGACAAGGATTTTACGCATCTGGATTATGTCAATCCGAATGCGCCCAAAGGCGGCAAGATTACCTATGGCAGTCAGGGCAGTTTTGACAGTCTCAATCCTTTCTTGCTCAAGGGCGTGGCGCCGCGGGGCCTTTGGGATGGTGACTATGGCCACAATGTTTATGAAACGCTTTTGGCGCGTAGTGACGATGAGGCCTTCTCGCTTTACGGGTTGATCGCTGAATGGGTCGATATGCCGGAAGACCGGTCTTCCATTACCTTCAAGATCCGCGATGAAGCGCGCTTTTCTGACGGCACACCGATCACGGTCGAAGATGTCAAATTCACGATCAATTTGCTCAGAGACTACGGGCGGCCTGCCTATACAAGCCAAATCAAGCATATTGCTGCGCTGGAAGAACCTGGCGAAGGGCAGATTCGCTTCGTGTTCGACAATGGCGATGACCGAGAACTGCCTTTGTTGATTGGTATGCTGCCGGTTTTGCCCAAGCATGCGATTGATCCGGAAAAATTCTCAAAATCCGGCATGTATCAATTTATCGGCTCTGGTCCCTATCTTATTGATGAGGTGGATGCCGGCTCGAAAGTCGTGCTCAAGCGCAATCCTGACTATTGGGGCAAAGATCTGCCCTTCAAGGTGGGCAAGGATAATTTTGATGAAATCAAGATCGAATATTACCGGGATGGTACGGCGATGTTCGAGGCCTTCAAGAAAGGCAAATTCGATATTCAGCCCGAGTCCGATCCGGCGCGTTGGGCCGATCAGTATGATTTCAATGCGATTGAGAATGGGGACGTCGAGAAGAAGGTCTTTCAGTCCCATCTACCCACCGGCATGTCTGGCTTTGTTTTCAATACGCGCAAACCCGTTTTCCAGAACCGCATTGTTCGGCGGACATTGGCAACGCTTTTCGATTTCAATTGGGTGAACAAGAATCTCTATCACGGGCTTTTTAAGCGGTCTGGTAGCTACTTTCAGAACTCCTCCCTTTCTGCGCTTGGCGTGCCGATGAGTGATCGGGAAAAGGAATTGCTGGCCCCTTATCTGGATGAAATGGACGCAGATGTGCTTGATGGCACCTACGCTCCTGTTTCTGCCGCAGACAATAAGGAGATGCGCAGCTTGATGCGCAATGCCATGAAAGCGCTGGCGTCCCAAGGCTATGGGCTCAAGGACGGTGCCATGGTGAATTTGGCCACGGGTGCGCCGCTTGCTTTTGAATTTCTGTCAACGTCGAAAGAGCAGGAGCGCCTTGCGCTGGCTTATGCTCGCGTGTTGGAGCGGCTTGGTATCAAGATGACAATCCGGACGGTTGATTCCGCGCAATATTGGGAGCGGCGCAAGACGATGGATTTTGACATGATGAAGATGTCATGGAGTGCATCGCTCTCTCCGGGCAATGAGCAGAAGTCCCGTTGGTATTCCTCCCAGAGGAACGTTGATGGCTGGTTCAATCAGGCCGGTGCGGATGATCCCGCGATTGATGCCATGATCGATGCACTCCTCTCTGCGCGCAGTCAGGAAGATTTCACGGCAGCGGTTCGTGCTTTCGACCGCACCCTGATCAACGGCTATTTCGTGGTGCCTCTTTTCCATAAGGGTGAACAATGGGTCGGCCTATGGAAGCGGATTCGCTATCCGGAATCAGAAGCCAAAGGGCTTCCGCTGGCAGGATATCGCCCAACAACCTTCTGGTATGATGGGGAATAGCAGGCAAAAGGTGCAGTTTTTTGCGAGAAACAAGCTGAAATGGAAAGATAGCCGCCATAAGGACTGTCTTGCATATATCGGAATCAGCTACAATTTCTTAAAGCTGTTCGCGTGTCTAACATACCAAGAGGTCCAGAATGCTCCTCTCAACCCCTGAACAAATCGAAACCTATTCTTCATCAGGTCTTTGGGGGGAAGATCGTCTCGATTTGGTTTTTGCCCGGCATGCCGAGCAACGGCCAGATGATCTGGCTCTGATCGATGATCAGGGCTTGCATTCGGTTAGTGGCCGCAGACCGCAATGTCTTTCCTTCATTCGCACCTGGCGGCGTGTTGTTGCGCTCTGTGAGTTCCTTGCTGGTATTGGCATGAAAGCCGACACGGTGGTCGCCATGCTTGTTCCACCCAGTGCCGATGCCGCTGTGTTGACACTGGTTGCCAGTCGCATGGGCATCATTCTTGCTCCGATCCCGCTGACGAGCGGTGAAGCTGATCTTCGGGAGAAGCTTGAGCAGGTTGGCGCCAAGGCCATTGTTTGCTGCTCCCACTATGAAGATGAGGCCGTGGCCGAGCGGGTGCGCAATGTTGCTGCGGAAATGTTCTCTATCCGATTTGTTTTCTGCATTGGTGAGAATGCGCCCGAAGGCCTTATTGACCTTGGCGACATTCTGGATGGCGAAGACAATGTTGACGAGGATCGGCTTTTCGACCATGGCGGGCAGGCCAATTCCAACAGTGTGCTGGCAATTCACTGGAGCTCTGCGGGTAGTGAACAGGCCAGACCGATCGGGCGCAGCCACAATCAGCTGCTTGCCATTGGACGTTATATTCACGAACAGACGGATCTCTCCGCTGAGCATTGCTCCTTTGTGAACTATCACATGTCCGGCCTTATCGGCTTCGCTGTCGGGGTGGTTGCCGCGCTTGATGTTGGAGCCCGCATCCAGTTTCACAATTTCCGGACCCTTGGCCGCTATGTCGATGCCTTGGCCGAATTTGGCGGTCAGCATGTGGTGTTGCCGGGAGGCCTATGGCAGGAGGCGCATGGACTGCTGCCAATGCATGTGCGCGAGCAGCTTATCAGCATCATTTTGGTGTGGAACCGCGAGCATGCAGAGCAGACCGTTTTCGGCGAGAATGAAACGGCGGCCCGCCTGATTGACCTTACCAATTTCAAGGATTTGGCGCTCTTCTCGCAAATCCGGCGTCACCCAAGCGAGGTTGGGTCTATTCCGCTTGGCTCGATCAACTCTCTGCGCGATCCGTCTCTGGTCTGGATGGAGACCTTCCTTTATGGCATGGAGGAATCCCGCGCCCAGAAAGACAGCTCCATTGTCGGGGGCGAACTCTGTCTTAAGGGTGCCATGTTGCCGCATTGTGCTTTTCCTCTGGCAGGAGCCGTGGAAGGCAAAGCGCTCAGTGCTACCGAGGACGGCTTCATTCATACCGAAATCGGTTGTCATCTGGTGACAGAAGAACATGGCGATCAGCGTGCGCTTTTCCGCCCGCTTGGAGATTTGGGCGATGTGTTGGCCTTTGGTGGCTTTACCGAACGCGGGGAAGATCTTGATGCGCTTTATCGTGCCTGTATCATGGTTTCCGATGCGGCGGCATTTGTCGTGCCTTCAGGGGAAAACAGCCCGGGGCATTTGATGGCAGCGCTTGTGGTGGATGACAAGGAGAAT encodes the following:
- a CDS encoding invasion associated locus B family protein, which codes for MKFCSEDTKTKKQLCAITQELKAETGQFLASISLRELEGAKRKALVIAITPGMLLRHGLTIQIDKGKQIKGTFSICFPNACFSDVAVDATFVEQMKKGATISVTALNQQAQPVRFDLTLSGFTASYDGDPIDLKKTAEEQQKLQELLRKRAEEQRQKLLEQKQKSE
- a CDS encoding CoA ester lyase, with protein sequence MKTPSAFYKPLAIGAPAPYRELPVRVERMIHFVPPHIEKMRAKIPDLIQTVDVILGNLEDAIPADKKEEARAGFIQLAKDNDFGSTGLWTRVNCLNSPWFLDDVVEIVSEVGNKLDVIMLPKVEGPWDIHYLDQLLAQLEAKNGVEKPILIHAILETAEGVANVEAICAASPRMHGISLGPADLAASRGMKTTRVGGGHPGYRVLGDVEEGKERAFYQQDLWHYTMAKMVDACMTYGLKAFYGPFGDFSDPDACEAQFRNSFLLGCMGTWSLHPSQITIAKRVFSPDVDEVKMAMRILEAMPDGTGAVMIDGKMQDDATWKQAKVIVDLAKQVAEKDPEMGSLYGLGG
- the hspQ gene encoding heat shock protein HspQ, translated to MKIAKFQIGQIVRHRVYSFRGVVFDVDPEFDNSEEWYDSIPEDVRPRRDQPFYHIFAENDETEYVAYVSEQNLLKDSSGEPIRHPQVRQLFKGMKEGIYQPEDDLVN
- a CDS encoding extracellular solute-binding protein, producing the protein MVLGDIRQLFVQKTALRKTFFSVVAACALMVSPIAASHANAEPVHGIAMHGKPKYDKDFTHLDYVNPNAPKGGKITYGSQGSFDSLNPFLLKGVAPRGLWDGDYGHNVYETLLARSDDEAFSLYGLIAEWVDMPEDRSSITFKIRDEARFSDGTPITVEDVKFTINLLRDYGRPAYTSQIKHIAALEEPGEGQIRFVFDNGDDRELPLLIGMLPVLPKHAIDPEKFSKSGMYQFIGSGPYLIDEVDAGSKVVLKRNPDYWGKDLPFKVGKDNFDEIKIEYYRDGTAMFEAFKKGKFDIQPESDPARWADQYDFNAIENGDVEKKVFQSHLPTGMSGFVFNTRKPVFQNRIVRRTLATLFDFNWVNKNLYHGLFKRSGSYFQNSSLSALGVPMSDREKELLAPYLDEMDADVLDGTYAPVSAADNKEMRSLMRNAMKALASQGYGLKDGAMVNLATGAPLAFEFLSTSKEQERLALAYARVLERLGIKMTIRTVDSAQYWERRKTMDFDMMKMSWSASLSPGNEQKSRWYSSQRNVDGWFNQAGADDPAIDAMIDALLSARSQEDFTAAVRAFDRTLINGYFVVPLFHKGEQWVGLWKRIRYPESEAKGLPLAGYRPTTFWYDGE
- a CDS encoding class I adenylate-forming enzyme family protein, which gives rise to MLLSTPEQIETYSSSGLWGEDRLDLVFARHAEQRPDDLALIDDQGLHSVSGRRPQCLSFIRTWRRVVALCEFLAGIGMKADTVVAMLVPPSADAAVLTLVASRMGIILAPIPLTSGEADLREKLEQVGAKAIVCCSHYEDEAVAERVRNVAAEMFSIRFVFCIGENAPEGLIDLGDILDGEDNVDEDRLFDHGGQANSNSVLAIHWSSAGSEQARPIGRSHNQLLAIGRYIHEQTDLSAEHCSFVNYHMSGLIGFAVGVVAALDVGARIQFHNFRTLGRYVDALAEFGGQHVVLPGGLWQEAHGLLPMHVREQLISIILVWNREHAEQTVFGENETAARLIDLTNFKDLALFSQIRRHPSEVGSIPLGSINSLRDPSLVWMETFLYGMEESRAQKDSSIVGGELCLKGAMLPHCAFPLAGAVEGKALSATEDGFIHTEIGCHLVTEEHGDQRALFRPLGDLGDVLAFGGFTERGEDLDALYRACIMVSDAAAFVVPSGENSPGHLMAALVVDDKENAREEFFAYLRDKRISSMKWPRDIIFVEAIPRQTNGKVMRESLIEASQVADVA